The Stomoxys calcitrans chromosome 3, idStoCalc2.1, whole genome shotgun sequence genome includes a region encoding these proteins:
- the LOC131996302 gene encoding uncharacterized protein LOC131996302, producing the protein MGDLNVRIGELRQDIGEFYTENFYAGYEVRKSKDKIINQKGKQFIQFCNDYNIFVLNGVTKGDEDGKCTYVSTMGESVNDICAVSKETLDIVNEFVVDDKVWSDHFPINLKLNMQMEKAKKMNLLPKLIWKDSRKIQYQSSLNENFDCSLSTNEEIGLTDVCKLIQLSSVPSTELYSFEPKCKWYNNNCNKARIKSFQLLNVYRKTKDSEDRKRYLSAQNHYKIVCNNSRADYYNEMASRLNYVTNSKDWWKVAREIRCHHNQAGSALTSNIFKRYFENLLNSVQKNAVIYYAPTFTEDLDLDGPIMMSELKKILQNVKINKAPGEDRVPYEFFVNGTEQLHKQLLRIYNKIYTEGTADPTFTKTIIYPIYKKGDNNDPSNYRGISFMNCVAKIFMGVLNERLYNWVEKYGILTEFQAGFRKKYSTVDNIYNLSTVISLKLGEKRKVYAFFVDFKAAFDNISRQALIYKLFQLGVSHKMVSMIESIYNKTQSAAWDGYELSEYFDTTKGVKQGCLLSPLLFSLYINDLYEYLEGGIFVENLNLRLLLYADDIVLLADDVHVLQNMIHNLEIYCNTWNLEVNLSKSEIMVFRNGGRLAKHEKWKFNGNVIKITNEYKYLGVIFTPKMTFTKHIQNRNNQAKIAINATWKNFVGRTDINMNAKWKLFLAVCRSIQTYAAQVWGFCHFEEVDSLQRYFLKRILKLPVCTPNYVLMLETEVEDTHIYTLGLHLKYIGKTLFQHSGARLTNQLSNIALRRNVFWVKELKSLAASMDIQWPEAFPSSSLWIHRKTESQQRIYKYLDPNKAYLYLNERYTSENITWIFKARSGMISLGYNNFEENESEKMCKLCNLRETETLDHFLGICPVLREFRLAAFSKASLSFVEVLHILDGIEVGNWDKLTTYLRMAYNYRQLLLNEYH; encoded by the exons ATGGGAGATCTAAATGTTAGAATTGGAGAGCTGCGGCAGGATATAGGAGAATTTTACACTGAAAACTTTTATGCCGGTTATGAAGTCAGAAAATCGAAAGATAAGATTATAAATCAAAAAGGTAAACAATTTATACAATTCTGCAACGATTACAATATATTCGTATTAAATGGTGTAACCAAAGGCGACGAGGACGGAAAATGCACATATGTTAGCACAATGGGGGAATCGGTAAACGATATATGTGCTGTATCTAAAGAAACGTTGGATATTGTTAATGAATTTGTTGTCGATGATAAGGTGTGGTCCGATCATTTTCCTATAAACCTAAAACTGaatatgcaaatggaaaaggcaaAAAAGATGAACTTGCTACCAAAACTAATTTGGAAAGATAGTAGAAAAATTCAATACCAAAGTTctctaaatgaaaattttgattgtAGCTTGTCCACAAACGAAGAAATAGGTCTAACCGATGTCTGTAAATTAATCCAACTATCTTCTGTGCCATCGACTGAATTATACTCATTTGAGCCGAAATGTAAGTGGTATAATAACAATTGCAACAAGGCAAGAATAAAAAGCTTTCAATTATTAAACGTGTacagaaaaacaaaagattCAGAAGACCGAAAAAGATATCTGTCAGCGCAAAATCATTACAAGATAGTATGCAATAACAGTAGAGCCGATTATTATAATGAAATGGCAAGTAGATTAAATTATGTTACAAACTCAAAAGATTGGTGGAAAGTCGCCAGGGAAATACGTTGCCACCATAATCAAGCAGGATCTGCCCTTacatcaaatattttcaaacgctattttgaaaatttattaaattcagtACAAAAAAATGCCGTTATATATTACGCACCAACATTTACGGAAGACTTGGATTTAGATGGACCAATAATGATGTCAGAGTTGAAAAAGATACTACAAAATGTGAAGATTAATAAGGCTCCTGGCGAAGACAGAGTGCCGTATGAATTCTTCGTTAATGGTACGGAACAGCTGCACAAACAACTGCTtagaatatataataaaatatacacGGAAGGAACAGCTGATCCAACATTTACAAAAACGATCATTtatccaatatataaaaaaggaGATAACAATGATCCGTCAAATTATAGAGGCATATCCTTTATGAACTGTGTAGCCAAAATATTTATGGGAGTTCTGAACGAACGCTTGTATAATTGGGTTGAAAAATATGGGATTCTGACTGAGTTTCAAGCAGGATTCCGTAAGAAATATTCAACGGTTGACAACATATATAACCTTTCAACTGTCATTAGTCTAAAGCTGGgggaaaaaagaaaagtttatgCCTTCTTCGTAGATTTTAAAGCGGCGTTTGACAATATATCCAGGCAAGCACTAATCTACAAACTCTTTCAGTTGGGTGTGTCCCACAAAATGGTATCTATGATAGAATCAATCTATAATAAAACGCAATCGGCAGCTTGGGACGGTTATGAATTATCTGAATACTTTGATACTACTAAAGGAGTGAAACAAGGATGCTTACTGTCACCATTACTATTCTCTCTTTATATCAATGACCTGTATGAATACCTTGAAGGCGgaatttttgtcgaaaatttgaACCTACGGCTCCTACTATACGCTGATGACATTGTGTTGCTAGCAGACGACGTCCATGTATTACAGAATATGATACacaacctagaaatatactGTAATACCTGGAACCTGGAAGTGAACCTATCAAAATCGGAAATTATGGTTTTCAGGAATGGAGGCAGACTAGCCAAACacgaaaaatggaaatttaatggaaacgtaattaaaattacaaatgaatataaatatttagggGTAATATTCACACCAAAGATGACATTTACTAAACATATCCAAAATCGGAACAACCaagcaaaaattgcaataaacgcAACATGGAAAAACTTTGTAGGCAGAACAGACATAAATATGAACGCAAAATGGAAATTGTTTTTAGCGGTTTGCAGATCCATTCAAACCTACGCTGCCCAAGTTTGGGGGTTCTGTCATTTCGAAGAAGTTGACTCCTTGCAACGTTATTTCTTAAAAAGGATTTTAAAACTACCAGTTTGTACTCCAAACTACGTACTCATGCTAGAAACGGAGGTAGAggatacacatatatataccctGGGACTGCACTTAAAATATATAGGAAAAACTCTGTTTCAGCATTCGGGCGCTAGATTGACAAACCAGCTATCCAATATTGCATTACGCAGAAATGTCTTCTGGGTAAAAGAACTGAAATCCTTAGCTGCAAGTATGGATATTCAATGGCCTGAAGCATTTCCTTCATCAAGCCTATG GATTCACAGAAAAACGGAAAgccaacaaagaatatataaatacctGGACCCGAACAAAGCCTATCTCTATCTTAATGAGCGATACACATCAGAAAATATTACTTGGATATTTAAAGCTCGCAGTGGAATGATATCCCTGGGTTACAATAACTTTGAAGAGAATGAGTCGGAAAAAATGTGTAAGCTTTGCAACCTAAGAGAAACAGAAACTTTGGACCATTTCCTTGGAATTTGTCCGGTTCTAAGAGAATTTAGATTGGCCGCCTTTAGTAAAGCATCATTGAGCTTCGTAGAAGTACTCCATATACTAGACGGAATTGAAGTGGGAAATTGGGATAAGCTAACAACTTATTTACGAATGGCTTATAATTATCGGCAACTTTTATTAAATGAATatcattaa